A genomic window from Daphnia carinata strain CSIRO-1 chromosome 9, CSIRO_AGI_Dcar_HiC_V3, whole genome shotgun sequence includes:
- the LOC130697949 gene encoding nuclear distribution protein nudE-like 1-A isoform X2 yields the protein MDPEKVPHFASAQEEARYWRLKAEEYQRIGEDARLELEEYQESSRELEAELEAQIKQAEHQVRELRSTNHRLLIEHSSLKEKFEALSRDHHTRVNELETHVHQLRNKNEETTKRIRQLEQTNDDLERANRATLGSLEDFETRLHTAIERNAFLESELDDKESLAVMVQRLKDETKDLKQELQVRQKAIHETPDNEKHEKAAVDENEKSDPTKSPLAYPSSNNNNKLPSSAPLKSLPVTDTGITQAARHSALNIVGDLLRRVGCLRQQLSNVQSPSPGIYYPLHPRR from the exons ATGGACCCGGAGAAAGTACCTCACTTCGCATCCGCACAGGAGGAAGCCAGATATTGGAGATTAAAAGCTGAAGAATACCAGAGAAT TGGAGAGGACGCCCGACTAGAATTGGAAGAGTATCAG GAATCAAGTAGAGAATTAGAAGCCGAGCTGGAAGCGCAAATCAAACAAGCCGAACACCAAGTCCGTGAACTACGCTCCACCAATCACAGACTACTAATTGAACACAGTTCTCTGAAA gAAAAGTTTGAAGCACTCAGCCGAGATCACCACACTCGAGTGAACGAGTTAGAGACACATGTGCATCAActacgaaacaaaaacgaagagaCAACCAAGCGAATCAGGCAGCTGGAGCAAACAAACGATGATCTAGAACGAGCCAATCG AGCCACGCTGGGATCGCTGGAAGATTTCGAGACGCGGCTGCACACGGCCATTGAGCGCAACGCATTCCTCGAGTCTGAGCTGGACGACAAAGAGTCGCTGGCCGTTATGGTCCAACGGTTAAAGGACGAAACCAAAG ATTTGAAGCAAGAACTTCAGGTGCGGCAAAAGGCCATTCACGAGACGCCGGACAACGAAAAGCACGAAAAAGCCGCCGTAGACGAGAACGAAAAGTCGGACCCCACCAAATCGCCGCTGGCTTATCCTTCcagcaataacaacaacaaactgcCCTCCAGCGCACCCctcaaat CGCTGCCAGTGACGGATACTGGAATCACTCAAGCAGCACGGCATTCCGCCTTGAACATTGTTGGCGATTTGCTTCGACGAGTCGGG TGTTTAAGGCAGCAGCTCAGCAACGTCCAAAGTCCATCACCTGGAATATACTACCCACTCCACCCCAG GCGTTAG
- the LOC130697949 gene encoding nuclear distribution protein nudE-like 1-A isoform X1, translated as MDPEKVPHFASAQEEARYWRLKAEEYQRIGEDARLELEEYQESSRELEAELEAQIKQAEHQVRELRSTNHRLLIEHSSLKEKFEALSRDHHTRVNELETHVHQLRNKNEETTKRIRQLEQTNDDLERANRATLGSLEDFETRLHTAIERNAFLESELDDKESLAVMVQRLKDETKDLKQELQVRQKAIHETPDNEKHEKAAVDENEKSDPTKSPLAYPSSNNNNKLPSSAPLKSLPVTDTGITQAARHSALNIVGDLLRRVGALENKLSTCRTMVKEGNGTVKEATRGKLLSRATSTTPVQSIIRA; from the exons ATGGACCCGGAGAAAGTACCTCACTTCGCATCCGCACAGGAGGAAGCCAGATATTGGAGATTAAAAGCTGAAGAATACCAGAGAAT TGGAGAGGACGCCCGACTAGAATTGGAAGAGTATCAG GAATCAAGTAGAGAATTAGAAGCCGAGCTGGAAGCGCAAATCAAACAAGCCGAACACCAAGTCCGTGAACTACGCTCCACCAATCACAGACTACTAATTGAACACAGTTCTCTGAAA gAAAAGTTTGAAGCACTCAGCCGAGATCACCACACTCGAGTGAACGAGTTAGAGACACATGTGCATCAActacgaaacaaaaacgaagagaCAACCAAGCGAATCAGGCAGCTGGAGCAAACAAACGATGATCTAGAACGAGCCAATCG AGCCACGCTGGGATCGCTGGAAGATTTCGAGACGCGGCTGCACACGGCCATTGAGCGCAACGCATTCCTCGAGTCTGAGCTGGACGACAAAGAGTCGCTGGCCGTTATGGTCCAACGGTTAAAGGACGAAACCAAAG ATTTGAAGCAAGAACTTCAGGTGCGGCAAAAGGCCATTCACGAGACGCCGGACAACGAAAAGCACGAAAAAGCCGCCGTAGACGAGAACGAAAAGTCGGACCCCACCAAATCGCCGCTGGCTTATCCTTCcagcaataacaacaacaaactgcCCTCCAGCGCACCCctcaaat CGCTGCCAGTGACGGATACTGGAATCACTCAAGCAGCACGGCATTCCGCCTTGAACATTGTTGGCGATTTGCTTCGACGAGTCGGG GCGTTAGAGAACAAATTATCGACATGCCGGACTATGGTGAAGGAGGGCAACGGGACTGTCAAGGAAGCCACTAG GGGGAAATTGTTAAGTCGCGCAACTTCGACGACGCCGGTGCAGAGTATCATTCGAGCTTAA
- the LOC130697947 gene encoding coiled-coil domain-containing protein 137-like, whose amino-acid sequence MGRKIPAKRHHGVKDPEKQAERRNAKIKLKINEAPANIDDQEVPKKLKNLFERKKYKKMKLIDDEPAPVTKTGKAEANPYRPQRPIKKIPKFERYPGESDRDFLWRTELTTRDYLKKAKFEDKYDVDVETNEKTGEMDIKKRDKYLKFIEDGVKIEPKNKWEKKKLKKLEKLQQEREERKKLKKEKFKMRKLFKKNKRLKQDDFSVLKQDKVEFGDVAERPPTLTAKPRKSNAMQNPGNRDLLLKNTEQNDKPSSSLSGKRKDLSALDRVKLEEERQRVVDLYRKMQALKNANRA is encoded by the exons ATGGGTAGGAAAATTCCAGCAAAGAGACATCATGGAGTGAAAGATCCAGAGAAGCAAGCCGAGCGTCGTAACGCCAAAATCAAGTTGAAAATTAACGAAGCTCCTGCAAATATTGACGACCAAGAGGTTCCCAAAAAACTGAAGAACttgtttgaaagaaagaaatacaaaaaaatgaagctgATTGATGACGAGCCTGCACCAGTAACAAAAACTGGTAAAGCAGAAGCTAACCCATACAGACCTCAACgtcccattaaaaaaataccCAAGTTTGAAAGATATCCAGGAGAATCAGACCGTGATTTTCTATGGCGAACTGAATTAACAACTAGAGATTACCTAAAGAAAGCCAAATTTGAGGACAAGTATGATGTTGATGtggaaacgaatgaaaaaacaGGTGAAATGGATATTAAGAAACGGGATAAGTACCTAAAGTTTATTGAAGATGGAGTGAAAATCGaacctaaaaacaaatgggagaaaaagaaattgaagaaactgGAAAAGCTGCAGCAAGAAcgagaagaaaggaaaaaactgaagaaagaaaaattcaaaatgagaaaactctttaagaaaaataaaagattgaaGCAAGATGACTTTTCTGTATTGAAGCAGGACAAGGTTGAATTCGGCGATGTCGCTGAACGACCCCCTACACTTACAGCCAAACCTAGAAAATCAAATGCTATGCAAAAC CCCGGAAACCGTGATCTATTGCTCAAAAATACGGAGCAAAACGACAAACCTTCGTCCAGCCTGagtggcaaaagaaaagatcttTCAGCCCTCGATAGAGTAAAACTAGAGGAGGAACGTCAAAGAGTTGTAGATCTCTACCGAAAGATGCAAGCAttaaaaaatgccaatagAGCCTGA
- the LOC130697946 gene encoding ankyrin repeat domain-containing protein 54-like → MAAVDSGVETESESFNEDSSNSLPSTPKVEDEGLHGVKQKVHLSKPVGQPFSVEPPAGLSFENLRPCLNFGQGYEAQMLGQNYPNPVALPSFNCKMRATRGVRVVRFYQQNNARSWSKWKLYLGERKLRLAANTNDLDRLKSLLDSGIDPKSCDEFLRTALHLAASKGYTEVVRLLLHYGADPNQIDSLGNTPLHLAVCTNHVSVVTLLLRSGANLRLLDRMGRNPLQLAESKLKLLQKRNIGENFMQIHCEVLQVVEMLKTYLEKTGQDDEAELMKSFSERLTLNNNSVGSNNNNNSSDMESSVKELLASLTALNLKKESDN, encoded by the exons ATGGCTGCTGTTGATTCGGGAGTCGAAACAGAAAGTGAGAGCTTCAATGAAGATAGTAGCAACAGTTTACCATCAACTCCCAAAGTCGAAGACGAAGGCTTACACGGA GTTAAACAGAAGGTTCATCTGTCGAAACCGGTGGGCCAGCCGTTCAGTGTAGAACCCCCAGCAGgcctttcatttgaaaatctcAGACCatgtttaaattttggacAAGGATACGAAGCCCAGATGTTGGGCCAAAACTACCCCAATCCTGTCGCTTTGCCTTCATTCAACTGTAAAATGAGAGCCACCCGTGGCGTCAGGGTGGTTCGTTTCTATCAACAGAACAATGCCAGAAGCTGGAGCAAGTGGAAACTTTACTTGG GTGAGAGAAAGCTTCGTCTTGCTGCCAACACAAATGATTTAGATCGGCTAAAGTCTTTGCTGGATTCTGGGATAGATCCCAAATCTTGTGATGAATTTCTTCGAACTGCTTTACATTTAGCTGCCTCCAAAGGTTATACAGAAGTAGTAAG GTTATTATTACATTATGGTGCTGATCCCAATCAAATTGATTCACTTGGAAATACACCTTTGCATTTAGCTGTATGCACAAATCATGTTAGCGTTGTGACACTGCTGCTCCGATCAG GAGCCAATTTGCGCCTTCTCGACCGAATGGGGAGGAATCCCTTACAATTGGCCGAATCGAAATTAAAGCTTTTGCAAAAGAGGAATATCGGTGAAAATTTTATGCAAATCCACTGTGAAGTGTTACAG GTGGTTGAAATGTTAAAAACGTACCTCGAGAAAACCGGTCAAGACGACGAGGCCGAACTGATGAAATCTTTTTCGGAACGTCTAACGCTGAACAATAACTCGGTCGGCagtaacaacaataacaatagTAGTGACATGGAATCGAGTGTCAAAGAACTTCTTGCCAGCCTGACGGCGCtcaatttaaagaaagaatcGGATAATTGA
- the LOC130697945 gene encoding uncharacterized protein LOC130697945 isoform X2, whose protein sequence is MEDETIEVYLHVYDMTRGMAQLMSAAILGKQIDGIWHTGVVVYGREYFFGGQGITSCLPGETVLGQPNQIHPLGATQIPFSIFVDYVRGLADSTFRPDAYNLLRHNCNTFSNELAQFLCGSSIPQHILDLPSEVLSTPFGQTLQPLLNSLSGSSSQSGIPVLPLDLDGGRTVNRAPSPGAVELERAIEDARRDSLKLEERRNTILEKVEKLEKKKAKKQLQQERQSSSSTSAPEKKMADASEANSAREGSEEENSKAPREPPIVFKDLIDVRKEYEGLAECIAKVGQDDDHQSMAELKQYVIDDEGSWALGDNFLIFIAKWLNDDQPSNDRLRVQLLTVLAAAALKDDVILILHQDRRDHILMNYAHNIDRLPMSEQEALALFMCNLFENGSSSEWLLYISEWTAPHTTSPLSNIRVTTKVAVTALLSDNPLLQDRGSAIIYNLAIKEVKTVVFDDVATELAMAILQFFSAEHGEEHIYRCMKGLVRFAYIAHSEVPALIKMIGPDPTQFKGMSARIDELVEPLLDRLRSVRGMD, encoded by the exons ATGGAGGATGAAACAATAGAAGTCTATCTCCACGTTTACGACATGACACGTGGAATGGCTCAACTTATGTCTGCAGCTATCTTGG gaaaacaaattgatgGCATTTGGCATACCGGAGTTGTTGTCTACGGTCGTGAATATTTCTTTGGGGGTCAAGGCATTACCAGTTGCTTACCA GGCGAGACCGTCTTGGGCCAACCTAACCAGATCCATCCTCTCGGCGCCACCCAAATCCCCTTCTCCATCTTCGTTGACTACGTTCGAGGCTTGGCCGATTCCACATTTAG GCCTGATGCGTATAATTTACTGCGACATAATTGCAACACCTTCTCCAACGAACTTGCTCAATTTCTCTGCGGCAGTTCCATCCCGCAACACATCCTCGATCTTCCCTCGGAAGTCCTTAGCAC TCCGTTCGGACAGACTCTGCAGCCGCTGTTGAACAGTCTGAGTGGATCGAGCAGCCAGAGCGGGATACCGGTATTGCCGTTGGATTTAGACGGAGGTCGAACCGTCAATCGAGCACCTTCGCCGGGAGCCGTTGAATTGGAGCGGGCCATCGAGGACGCCCGACGCGACTCTCTCAAGCTCGAAGAGCGTCGAAAcaccattttggaaaaagttgagaaattggagaagaagaaagccaAGAAGCAGCTACAACAAGAGCGACAGTCCAGTTCATCAACCTCTGCgcctgaaaagaaaatggccgacGCATCCGAAGCAAATAGCGCCCGAGAAGGATCGGAAGAAGAGAACTCGAAGGCACCAAGGGAACCGCCCATCGTTTTCAAAG ATTTGATTGACGTAAGAAAGGAGTACGAAGGCTTGGCTGAATGTATTGCCAAGGTCGGTCAAGATGACGACCATCAATCTATGGCCGAACTGAAGCAGTACGTCATCGACGACGAAGGCTCGTGGGCGTTGGGAGACAACTTTCTCATTTTCATCGCCAAATGGCTCAATGATGACCAACCATCCAACGATCGACTCCGCGTTCAACTACTTACGGTGCTCGCCGCCGCCGCTTTGAAAGATGACGTTATTTTGATACTTCACCAGGATCGTCGCGATCATATCCTTATGAATTACGCTCACAATATTGACCGTTTACCTATGTCAGAACAGGAAGCCCTTGCActgttt atgtgcaacctatttgaaaatgggTCCAGCTCCGAGTGGCTTTTGTACATTTCTGAATGGACAGCGCCGCACACTACCTCGCCTTTGAGCAATATTCGCGTCACAACGAAAGTGGCCGTCACTGCCTTGCTGTCTGATAACCCGTTGCTTCAAGACAGGGGCAGTGCCATCATTTATAACCTGGCCATCAAGGAGGTAAAAACAGTG gtTTTCGACGATGTGGCCACCGAATTAGCCATGGCCATTTTACAATTCTTTAGTGCCGAACATGGCGAAGAGCACATCTACCGATGTATGAAGGGCTTAGTCAGGTTCGCCTACATTGCTCACAGTGAAGTGCCCGCTCTGATCAAGATGATAGGGCCCGATCCGACTCAGTTCAAAG GAATGTCAGCTCGAATTGATGAGCTTGTCGAACCACTGCTGGACCGCCTTCGTTCTGTACGTGGCATGGATTAA
- the LOC130697945 gene encoding uncharacterized protein LOC130697945 isoform X3, giving the protein MEDETIEVYLHVYDMTRGMAQLMSAAILGKQIDGIWHTGVVVYGREYFFGGQGITSCLPGETVLGQPNQIHPLGATQIPFSIFVDYVRGLADSTFRPDAYNLLRHNCNTFSNELAQFLCGSSIPQHILDLPSEVLSTPFGQTLQPLLNSLSGSSSQSGIPVLPLDLDGGRTVNRAPSPGAVELERAIEDARRDSLKLEERRNTILEKVEKLEKKKAKKQLQQERQSSSSTSAPEKKMADASEANSAREGSEEENSKAPREPPIVFKDLIDVRKEYEGLAECIAKVGQDDDHQSMAELKQYVIDDEGSWALGDNFLIFIAKWLNDDQPSNDRLRVQLLTVLAAAALKDDVILILHQDRRDHILMNYAHNIDRLPMSEQEALALFMCNLFENGSSSEWLLYISEWTAPHTTSPLSNIRVTTKVAVTALLSDNPLLQDRGSAIIYNLAIKEVFDDVATELAMAILQFFSAEHGEEHIYRCMKGLVRFAYIAHSEVPALIKMIGPDPTQFKGMSARIDELVEPLLDRLRSVRGMD; this is encoded by the exons ATGGAGGATGAAACAATAGAAGTCTATCTCCACGTTTACGACATGACACGTGGAATGGCTCAACTTATGTCTGCAGCTATCTTGG gaaaacaaattgatgGCATTTGGCATACCGGAGTTGTTGTCTACGGTCGTGAATATTTCTTTGGGGGTCAAGGCATTACCAGTTGCTTACCA GGCGAGACCGTCTTGGGCCAACCTAACCAGATCCATCCTCTCGGCGCCACCCAAATCCCCTTCTCCATCTTCGTTGACTACGTTCGAGGCTTGGCCGATTCCACATTTAG GCCTGATGCGTATAATTTACTGCGACATAATTGCAACACCTTCTCCAACGAACTTGCTCAATTTCTCTGCGGCAGTTCCATCCCGCAACACATCCTCGATCTTCCCTCGGAAGTCCTTAGCAC TCCGTTCGGACAGACTCTGCAGCCGCTGTTGAACAGTCTGAGTGGATCGAGCAGCCAGAGCGGGATACCGGTATTGCCGTTGGATTTAGACGGAGGTCGAACCGTCAATCGAGCACCTTCGCCGGGAGCCGTTGAATTGGAGCGGGCCATCGAGGACGCCCGACGCGACTCTCTCAAGCTCGAAGAGCGTCGAAAcaccattttggaaaaagttgagaaattggagaagaagaaagccaAGAAGCAGCTACAACAAGAGCGACAGTCCAGTTCATCAACCTCTGCgcctgaaaagaaaatggccgacGCATCCGAAGCAAATAGCGCCCGAGAAGGATCGGAAGAAGAGAACTCGAAGGCACCAAGGGAACCGCCCATCGTTTTCAAAG ATTTGATTGACGTAAGAAAGGAGTACGAAGGCTTGGCTGAATGTATTGCCAAGGTCGGTCAAGATGACGACCATCAATCTATGGCCGAACTGAAGCAGTACGTCATCGACGACGAAGGCTCGTGGGCGTTGGGAGACAACTTTCTCATTTTCATCGCCAAATGGCTCAATGATGACCAACCATCCAACGATCGACTCCGCGTTCAACTACTTACGGTGCTCGCCGCCGCCGCTTTGAAAGATGACGTTATTTTGATACTTCACCAGGATCGTCGCGATCATATCCTTATGAATTACGCTCACAATATTGACCGTTTACCTATGTCAGAACAGGAAGCCCTTGCActgttt atgtgcaacctatttgaaaatgggTCCAGCTCCGAGTGGCTTTTGTACATTTCTGAATGGACAGCGCCGCACACTACCTCGCCTTTGAGCAATATTCGCGTCACAACGAAAGTGGCCGTCACTGCCTTGCTGTCTGATAACCCGTTGCTTCAAGACAGGGGCAGTGCCATCATTTATAACCTGGCCATCAAGGAG gtTTTCGACGATGTGGCCACCGAATTAGCCATGGCCATTTTACAATTCTTTAGTGCCGAACATGGCGAAGAGCACATCTACCGATGTATGAAGGGCTTAGTCAGGTTCGCCTACATTGCTCACAGTGAAGTGCCCGCTCTGATCAAGATGATAGGGCCCGATCCGACTCAGTTCAAAG GAATGTCAGCTCGAATTGATGAGCTTGTCGAACCACTGCTGGACCGCCTTCGTTCTGTACGTGGCATGGATTAA
- the LOC130697948 gene encoding multiple inositol polyphosphate phosphatase 1-like, producing the protein MASSWLTTVAFIWMTTCIGAEFLRDCHTTDAKPYIYYATKTPYELINNEDSSPIFAAGCKAVMFWMVARHGTQYPSSRDVFRMKDRLPKLRKTILQNHKERRGTLCQQDIDGLSNNGSIRIDDDFDEKLTATGREELLVLARRFRGRFADFFNGQPAFNTQDYHFRHIASLASQSSARSFSRGIFTNGDIQLSEAPVGDRLVHFFENCTRWREQVEEKGMLEQELTLFRQSVTFQNTLADVTTRLGFQYNMSSDDMLMIYDICRYQKAWYLEQISPWCAAFTSENLKVLEFGEDLETYHKQGYGHELNYHQACPLVEDLVTRIRAFKANNGTENQQRGVFYFTEGEGLLRFIARMGLAKDEQPLTNDMTPSAERKWRTSLMGSFAANVAVVLYRCSDDYKVQLFVKEDVVHLDQCQNALCTSAEFLDYLGSVADNCGRDDGCNPSSAVMTYALSQLIAISLLVITHTFLWF; encoded by the exons ATGGCGTCTTCTTGGCTCACAACCGTCGCCTTCATTTGGATGACAACTTGCATTGGTGCAGAGTTTCTGCGAGATTGCCACACTACCGACGCCAAACCATACATTTATTACGCAACGAAAACGCCGTACGAGCTCATCAATAACGAAGATTCTTCGCCCATTTTCGCCGCTG GTTGCAAGGCGGTCATGTTTTGGATGGTGGCACGTCACGGTACGCAATACCCATCGTCCCGTGATGTTTTTCGCATGAAAGATCGCCTACCGAAATTGCGTAAAACGATTCTACAAAACCACAAAGAGCGCCGAG GGACTCTGTGCCAACAGGATATCGACGGATTGAGCAACAACGGGAGTATTCGGATCGACGACGATTTTGACGAGAAATTGACCGCAACCGGAAGAGAAGAACTGCTCGTTTTGGCCCGTCGTTTCCGCGGACGCTTCGCCGATTTCTTCAACGGCCAACCGGCTTTCAACACCCAAGACTACCAC TTCCGTCACATAGCCAGCTTGGCTTCGCAGTCGAGCGCCAGATCCTTCTCCCGAGGGATATTCACCAACGGAGATATCCAATTGAGCGAAGCGCCCGTGGGCGACAGGCTCGTTCACTTCTTTGAAAACTGCACCCGATGGAGGGAGCAAGTCgaggaaaaaggaatgttGGAACAAGAGCTGACACTATTCCGGCAAAGTGTCACGTTCCAGAACACTCTAGCTGACGTGACCACACGCCTTGGTTTCCAATATAATATGTCCTCTG ATGACATGCTGATGATTTACGACATATGTCGCTACCAAAAAGCATGGTATTTGGAGCAAATTTCGCCCTGGTGTGCAGCTTTTACATCGGAGAATCTTAAG GTCCTGGAATTCGGCGAAGATCTGGAAACGTATCACAAACAGGGTTACGGACACGAACTCAATTACCATCAGGCATGCCCTTTAGTCGAGGACTTGGTGACTCGAATTAG AGCTTTCAAAGCTAATAACGGAACAGAGAACCAGCAAAGAGGCGTGTTCTACTTTACTGAAGGCGAAGGGTTACTACGTTTCATCGCTCGCATGGGTTTAGCAAAAGACGAACAACCCTTGACGAATGACATGACGCCTTCGGCTGAGAGAAAGTGGAGGACGTCGCTGATGGGTTCGTTCGCCGCCAACGTGGCCGTTGTCCTCTATCGTTGTTCGGATGACTATAAAGTCCAGCTTTTCGTCAAAGAAGACGTCGTCCATCTGGATCAATGCCAGAATGCTTTGTGCACTTCTGCCGAATTTCTTGACTACTTGGGCTCTGTAGCCGACAATTGCGGTCGGGACGACGGATGTAATCCCAGTTCGGCAGTGATGACTTACGCTTTATCGCAACTAATCGCCATTTCCCTTCTCGTCATTACCCACACTTTCTtgtggttttaa
- the LOC130697945 gene encoding uncharacterized protein LOC130697945 isoform X1 has translation MEDETIEVYLHVYDMTRGMAQLMSAAILGKQIDGIWHTGVVVYGREYFFGGQGITSCLPGETVLGQPNQIHPLGATQIPFSIFVDYVRGLADSTFRPDAYNLLRHNCNTFSNELAQFLCGSSIPQHILDLPSEVLSTPFGQTLQPLLNSLSGSSSQSGIPVLPLDLDGGRTVNRAPSPGAVELERAIEDARRDSLKLEERRNTILEKVEKLEKKKAKKQLQQERQSSSSTSAPEKKMADASEANSAREGSEEENSKAPREPPIVFKDLIDVRKEYEGLAECIAKVGQDDDHQSMAELKQYVIDDEGSWALGDNFLIFIAKWLNDDQPSNDRLRVQLLTVLAAAALKDDVILILHQDRRDHILMNYAHNIDRLPMSEQEALALFMCNLFENGSSSEWLLYISEWTAPHTTSPLSNIRVTTKVAVTALLSDNPLLQDRGSAIIYNLAIKEKMERTRDFAELLPRGALSKVFDDVATELAMAILQFFSAEHGEEHIYRCMKGLVRFAYIAHSEVPALIKMIGPDPTQFKGMSARIDELVEPLLDRLRSVRGMD, from the exons ATGGAGGATGAAACAATAGAAGTCTATCTCCACGTTTACGACATGACACGTGGAATGGCTCAACTTATGTCTGCAGCTATCTTGG gaaaacaaattgatgGCATTTGGCATACCGGAGTTGTTGTCTACGGTCGTGAATATTTCTTTGGGGGTCAAGGCATTACCAGTTGCTTACCA GGCGAGACCGTCTTGGGCCAACCTAACCAGATCCATCCTCTCGGCGCCACCCAAATCCCCTTCTCCATCTTCGTTGACTACGTTCGAGGCTTGGCCGATTCCACATTTAG GCCTGATGCGTATAATTTACTGCGACATAATTGCAACACCTTCTCCAACGAACTTGCTCAATTTCTCTGCGGCAGTTCCATCCCGCAACACATCCTCGATCTTCCCTCGGAAGTCCTTAGCAC TCCGTTCGGACAGACTCTGCAGCCGCTGTTGAACAGTCTGAGTGGATCGAGCAGCCAGAGCGGGATACCGGTATTGCCGTTGGATTTAGACGGAGGTCGAACCGTCAATCGAGCACCTTCGCCGGGAGCCGTTGAATTGGAGCGGGCCATCGAGGACGCCCGACGCGACTCTCTCAAGCTCGAAGAGCGTCGAAAcaccattttggaaaaagttgagaaattggagaagaagaaagccaAGAAGCAGCTACAACAAGAGCGACAGTCCAGTTCATCAACCTCTGCgcctgaaaagaaaatggccgacGCATCCGAAGCAAATAGCGCCCGAGAAGGATCGGAAGAAGAGAACTCGAAGGCACCAAGGGAACCGCCCATCGTTTTCAAAG ATTTGATTGACGTAAGAAAGGAGTACGAAGGCTTGGCTGAATGTATTGCCAAGGTCGGTCAAGATGACGACCATCAATCTATGGCCGAACTGAAGCAGTACGTCATCGACGACGAAGGCTCGTGGGCGTTGGGAGACAACTTTCTCATTTTCATCGCCAAATGGCTCAATGATGACCAACCATCCAACGATCGACTCCGCGTTCAACTACTTACGGTGCTCGCCGCCGCCGCTTTGAAAGATGACGTTATTTTGATACTTCACCAGGATCGTCGCGATCATATCCTTATGAATTACGCTCACAATATTGACCGTTTACCTATGTCAGAACAGGAAGCCCTTGCActgttt atgtgcaacctatttgaaaatgggTCCAGCTCCGAGTGGCTTTTGTACATTTCTGAATGGACAGCGCCGCACACTACCTCGCCTTTGAGCAATATTCGCGTCACAACGAAAGTGGCCGTCACTGCCTTGCTGTCTGATAACCCGTTGCTTCAAGACAGGGGCAGTGCCATCATTTATAACCTGGCCATCAAGGAG AAAATGGAACGCACTCGTGATTTTGCCGAATTGCTGCCCCGTGGTGCTCTTTCGAAG gtTTTCGACGATGTGGCCACCGAATTAGCCATGGCCATTTTACAATTCTTTAGTGCCGAACATGGCGAAGAGCACATCTACCGATGTATGAAGGGCTTAGTCAGGTTCGCCTACATTGCTCACAGTGAAGTGCCCGCTCTGATCAAGATGATAGGGCCCGATCCGACTCAGTTCAAAG GAATGTCAGCTCGAATTGATGAGCTTGTCGAACCACTGCTGGACCGCCTTCGTTCTGTACGTGGCATGGATTAA